Proteins encoded by one window of Glycine soja cultivar W05 chromosome 15, ASM419377v2, whole genome shotgun sequence:
- the LOC114388244 gene encoding heat stress transcription factor A-4a-like: MMEEAQGNSSSLPPFLTKTYEMVDDPSTNSIVSWSATNRSFIVWNPPEFSRDLLPKYFKHNNFSSFIRQLNTYGFRKIDPEQWEFANDDFVRGQPHLLKNIHRRKPVHSHSLQNIQGQGSSLLTESERRSFKDEIEKLKHEKERLLRELERHEQEWKMYEVQLQHSNDCLEKLEKKQESLVSSVSQVLQKPGIALNLLLLTENMDRKRRLPRSGLFSDDAGIEDHMETSPVLPRENADGSSIFSSSTERLDLLESSMTFWEDITHDVGDIFVQSHLNLDFDASTSCADSPAISCVQLEVEDQPKSPGINMNSEPSVVAVPDLDASKEQPVGKAPVTTGVNDIFWERFLTENPGSSEMQEAQSERKDSDGRSNAKFWWNIRNVNNPPEQMGHS; encoded by the exons ATGATGGAGGAAGCTCAGGGCAATTCTAGTTCCCTGCCACCTTTCCTCACCAAGACTTATGAGATGGTGGATGATCCTTCCACTAATTCTATTGTTTCATGGAGTGCCACCAATAGGAGTTTCATTGTTTGGAACCCACCAGAGTTTTCAAGGGATTTGTTACCCAAATACTTTAAGCACAACAACTTTTCCAGTTTCATCAGGCAGCTCAACACTTAT GGCTTTAGAAAGATTGATCCTGAACAATGGGAATTTGCAAATGATGATTTTGTAAGAGGCCAGCCACATCTTTTGAAGAATATCCATAGGCGCAAACCTGTTCATAGCCATTCTTTGCAGAATATCCAGGGTCAAGGGTCTTCTTTGCTGACTGAATCCGAAAGGCGGAGTTTTAAAGATGAGATAGAGAAGCTTAAACATGAAAAAGAAAGACTTCTTCGGGAGTTAGAGAGGCATGAACAGGAGTGGAAAATGTACGAGGTACAATTACAACACTCCAATGATTGTTTGGAAAAGTTGGAAAAGAAGCAAGAAAGTTTGGTTTCTTCTGTTTCTCAAGTGTTGCAGAAACCTGGGATAGCCTTGAATCTCTTACTGCTGACAGAAAACATGGATAGAAAAAGGAGGTTGCCAAGAAGTGGTCTCTTTAGTGATGACGCTGGCATTGAAGATCATATGGAAACTTCCCCAGTATTACCAAGGGAAAATGCAGATGGTTCCTCTATTTTCTCATCGAGCACAGAGCGATTGGATCTGCTCGAGTCATCCATGACGTTTTGGGAGGATATTACACATGATGTTGGTGACATCTTTGTTCAAAGTCATTTAAACCTGGATTTTGATGCATCTACAAGTTGTGCAGATAGTCCAGCTATATCTTGTGTGCAACTAGAAGTTGAAGATCAGCCTAAGTCACCTGGAATCAACATGAATTCTGAGCCATCTGTAGTTGCTGTTCCTGATCTTGATGCATCAAAAGAACAACCAGTGGGAAAAGCCCCTGTGACTACTGGTGTTAATGACATATTCTGGGAACGATTCTTGACAGAGAATCCTGGTTCATCTGAAATGCAGGAAGCACAGTCTGAAAGAAAGGATTCTGATGGCAGAAGTAATGCCAAATTTTGGTGGAACATTAGGAATGTAAATAACCCTCCAGAACAGATGGGGCATTCTTAG